A DNA window from Ictalurus furcatus strain D&B chromosome 22, Billie_1.0, whole genome shotgun sequence contains the following coding sequences:
- the LOC128599329 gene encoding uncharacterized protein LOC128599329 isoform X1 has protein sequence MDNVDPICMKPDSPMIQQTVTTETTTLASSLVLSDVMEESEKSMLPTLLKEPALDSSEITAQSKLTPTGSGLGSQMSLQATPAVAGELQTSLAGPSQTLETLHDSSESKEDTQESAMVSSEIKLRLQGSAEVKEDSQEEVSVQSSSASISSEHGIRPPRRSKFLKPKPNLNQKSRAPVLQNQRQDLETASTLKPKSSKPTVSTEKLHDSPATDQHGALEDFIKENLTKEEETSRSNAVNQMESESTKDLGDPSTVPVQENITTVTLSAVSADEPQVASECSSSRCDVDMIPPCTSFTSPQPSQTGEDTGAGPMIVLSEDACAPAEIVHLREDGHSDEEPTFILTFYEIPVTQAYLPSSSNDSAMISDLPTVETQVSLGFSDQAHPLPSTSESSSITAVPQDPEDTEQCERVSHMVMADVFVPVSEEMGDDSSQDSMMAVELKLHSKEASTVSLPERRDTPYEELTQVLFVF, from the exons ATGGATAATGTAGATCCTATCTGCATGAAACCAGATTCACCCATGATCCAACAAACAGTCACCACTGAAACCACTACACTTGCTAGTTCATTGGTGCTCTCGGATGTCATGGAGGAATCTGAGAAATCTATGCTGCCAACCTTACTCAAAGAACCTGCACTGGATTCCTCTGAAATCACAGCGCAATCGAAGCTGACACCAACAGGAAGCGGTTTGGGATCACAGATGTCTCTGCAGGCAACTCCAGCAGTGGCAGGGGAATTGCAGACGTCTCTGGCAGGGCCTTCGCAAACTTTGGAGACATTGCATGATTCATCAGAAAGTAAAGAGGATACACAGGAATCTGCCATGGTGAGTTCAGAAATAAAATTGAGACTGCAAGGCTCTGCAGAGGTCAAGGAGGACTCTCAGGAAGAGGTGTCTGTTCAATCCAG caGTGCCTCCATTTCGTCTGAACATGGCATCAGACCACCAAGGAGAAGCAAATTCCTGAAGCCTAAACCTAACCTGAATCAGAAATCAAGAGCCCCAGTTCTCCAAAACCAAAGACAAGACCTCGAAACAGCCAGTACTCTAAAACCCAAGAGCAGCAAGCCTA CGGTCTCAACTGAGAAGCTACATGATAGTCCTGCTACAGACCAGCATGGTGCATTAGAAGACTTCATTAAGGAGAACCTCACCAAAGAAGAGGAGACATCTCGGTCAAATGCAGTGAATCAAATGGAATCTGAATCAACAAAAG ATCTCGGTGATCCATCTACAGTACCAGTTCAGGAGAACATCACTACAGTAACTCTGAGTGCAGTCAGTGCTGATGAGCCTCAGGTGGCTTCAGAATGTAGTAGCAGCAGATGTGATGTTGACAT GATACCACCTTGTACTTCATTCACTTCACCACAGCCTTCACAGACCGGAGAAGATACAGGCGCAGGGCCGATGATCGTTCTTTCTGAG GATGCCTGTGCCCCTGCAGAAATTGTCCACTTACGCGAAG ATGGTCACAGTGATGAAGAGCCCACCTTTATCTTGACTTTCTATGAGATTCCCGTCACTCAGGCCTACCTTCCGTCATCCAGTAACGACTCTGCGATGATCTCTGACCTTCCCACCGTTGAAACCCAGGTTTCTCTGGGGTTTTCAGACCAGGCACATCCTTTACCATCTACATCAGAGTCGTCCAG catcACAGCAGTACCTCAAGACCCAGAGGACACTGAGCAGTGTGAGAGGGTTTCTCATATGGTGATGGCTGATGTCTTTGTTCCTGTCTCAGAGGAGATGGGAGACGATTCAAGCCAGGACAGTATGATGGCTGTAGAACTCAAGCTTCACAGCAAGGAAGCCTCAACAGTTAGTCTTCCAGAGAGACGAGATACTCCTTATGAAGAGCTAACACAGGTACTTTTTGTTTTCTGA
- the LOC128599328 gene encoding uncharacterized protein LOC128599328 — protein sequence MSSIRGYKTPVSRGKEVKHTDSKPISTALHLSKELKLEEEKSENVTGDTTIKDDMESSVEDKESSVLTTSEGANEQPSCEDMCSSVKTSGSGSLTVDSEETVAETPGVSRMVLNDVFVLVSDEIEDDLSNNLRVSLESSPQRVGLPMKSDAHFQKELKTEDVSQTLIEESTQNQSPLVAVKTPVRTRAPGKSQPTSPQATPSSQRTTLPQNENMVLLEDKLLRRHHIMPCTIRLSSIDTVAQSLNAPQLGDRKSNVESTVMSSPACHASVKTLSEELRTPSLFEEMGLEEPDLEKKSPTRKKGKKNESSLGTKRGCLNPVQTVSQTRQLTITDWTKKKSHQTATNQEEQEPVKSSQMQSSLKAKELHELMVEKTGSKPQHTDSEEPEGSHLVPASEETEEETSVSKEVKMSSEVVKGSTEDPSVSQVKKSPVRRRAKLQVKPILSKRACTKSQGNTSTTDQPQPTRFTSPIRQHGRTAREKEESDNKTEQPVKAVSNMSSMEANSKSTESSSITSGPQSPKSQDTWPRVFLPRVKLWTGEAAVCSASSMPTSSPARVSQSASPPVTPPQLKKSPTQSSSPTASENPDDDDPSRVSQFFIGNIFTDVEDTE from the exons ATGTCATCTATAAGAGGATACAAAACCCCTGTTAGTAGAG GTAAGGAAGTAAAGCACACTGATTCAAAACCCATCTCCACTGCACTTCACCTATCCAAAGAACTTAAGCTTGAAGAGGAAAAGAGTGAAAATGTAACAGGAGATACTACAATTAAAGATGATATGGAGTCATCTGTAGAGGACAAGGAATCGTCAGTATTGACAACCAGTGAAGGAGCAAATGAGCAGCCAAGCTGTGAGGACATGTGTTCTAGTGTGAAGACTTCAGG TTCTGGCTCTTTGACTGTGGACTCTGAGGAAACTGTGGCAGAAACTCCAGGTGTTTCTCGCATGGTGTTAAATGATGTCTTTGTTCTTGTCTCAGATGAGATAGAAGATGACTTAAGCAATAACTTGAGAGTATCTCTAGAAAGCAGTCCACAAAGAGTCGGTCTTCCAATGAAGTCTGATGCTCACTTTCAAAAg GAATTAAAAACCGAAGATGTGTCCCAAACATTGATTGAAGAGTCGACACAGAATCAGTCACCATTAGTGGCAGTTAAAACACCTGTCAGAACGAGAG CACCAGGCAAGAGTCAGCCAACCTCTCCACAAGCCACACCATCATCACAGCGAACTACCCTACCTCAGAATGAGAACATGGTGCTACTTGAAGACAAGTTACTGAGAAGGCATCACATCATGCCATGCACTATTAGACTTTCAAG TATTGACACTGTAGCCCAGAGTCTCAATGCTCCTCAGCTTGGAGATAGGAAGAGCAACGTTGAGTCAACAGTGATGAGCTCACCAGCATGCCATGCAAGTGTAAAGACTCTATCAGAGGAGTTGAGGACACCATCACTATTTGAGGAGATGGGATTGGAAGAACCAGATTTAGAAAAGAAATCCCCTACAAGAAAGAAAG GCAAGAAAAATGAATCCTCGCTAGGTACAAAGCGTGGTTGTTTAAATCCAGTTCAAACCGTTTCACAAACTCGGCAGCTAACCATAACAGACTGGACAAAGAAAAAGTCACATCAGACTGCGACAAACCAGGAAGAACAAGAACCCGTGAAGTCTTCCCAAATGCAGTCAAGCTTAAAAGCCAAAGAATTGCACGAACTCATGGTTGAGAAGACAGG TTCAAAACCGCAACATACAGATTCAGAGGAACCTGAGGGTTCTCACTTAGTACCTGCCTCGGAGGAGACTGAAGAAGAGACCAGCGTCTCTAAAGAG GTGAAAATGTCATCAGAAGTGGTCAAGGGATCAACTGAAGACCCATCTGTATCACAGGTGAAGAAATCACCTGTTAGACGGCGAG CCAAACTACAGGTGAAACCTATACTGTCAAAAAGGGCATGTACCAAAAGTCAAGGTAATACTTCGACAACCGATCAGCCACAGCCAACACGGTTCACCTCACCAATACGCCAGCATGGCCGAACAGCTAGAGAGAAGGAAGAGTCCGACAACAAAACTGAGCAACCTGTAAAAGCGGTTTCTAATATGTCCAGTATGGAAGCAAACTCGAAGAGCACAGAAAGCTCGTCGATAACAAGTGGTCCCCAGTCTCCCAAGTCCCAAGACACTTGGCCAAGGGTTTTTCTGCCACGTGTAAAGTTATGGACTGGAGAAGCAGCTGTCTGCTCAGCCTCATCCATGCCTACATCCTCTCCAGCCAGGGTCTCACAAAGCGCATCTCCACCAGTGACTCCTCCACAG CTGAAGAAATCTCCTACACAAAGCAGCTCCCCCACAGCCAGTGAgaatcctgatgatgatgacccGTCCAGAGTATCCCAGTTCTTCATCGGTAATATCTTCACGGATGTAGAGGATACAGAATGA
- the LOC128599329 gene encoding uncharacterized protein LOC128599329 isoform X2, giving the protein MDNVDPICMKPDSPMIQQTVTTETTTLASSLVLSDVMEESEKSMLPTLLKEPALDSSEITAQSKLTPTGSGLGSQMSLQATPAVAGELQTSLAGPSQTLETLHDSSESKEDTQESAMVSSEIKLRLQGSAEVKEDSQEEVSVQSSASISSEHGIRPPRRSKFLKPKPNLNQKSRAPVLQNQRQDLETASTLKPKSSKPTVSTEKLHDSPATDQHGALEDFIKENLTKEEETSRSNAVNQMESESTKDLGDPSTVPVQENITTVTLSAVSADEPQVASECSSSRCDVDMIPPCTSFTSPQPSQTGEDTGAGPMIVLSEDACAPAEIVHLREDGHSDEEPTFILTFYEIPVTQAYLPSSSNDSAMISDLPTVETQVSLGFSDQAHPLPSTSESSSITAVPQDPEDTEQCERVSHMVMADVFVPVSEEMGDDSSQDSMMAVELKLHSKEASTVSLPERRDTPYEELTQVLFVF; this is encoded by the exons ATGGATAATGTAGATCCTATCTGCATGAAACCAGATTCACCCATGATCCAACAAACAGTCACCACTGAAACCACTACACTTGCTAGTTCATTGGTGCTCTCGGATGTCATGGAGGAATCTGAGAAATCTATGCTGCCAACCTTACTCAAAGAACCTGCACTGGATTCCTCTGAAATCACAGCGCAATCGAAGCTGACACCAACAGGAAGCGGTTTGGGATCACAGATGTCTCTGCAGGCAACTCCAGCAGTGGCAGGGGAATTGCAGACGTCTCTGGCAGGGCCTTCGCAAACTTTGGAGACATTGCATGATTCATCAGAAAGTAAAGAGGATACACAGGAATCTGCCATGGTGAGTTCAGAAATAAAATTGAGACTGCAAGGCTCTGCAGAGGTCAAGGAGGACTCTCAGGAAGAGGTGTCTGTTCAATCCAG TGCCTCCATTTCGTCTGAACATGGCATCAGACCACCAAGGAGAAGCAAATTCCTGAAGCCTAAACCTAACCTGAATCAGAAATCAAGAGCCCCAGTTCTCCAAAACCAAAGACAAGACCTCGAAACAGCCAGTACTCTAAAACCCAAGAGCAGCAAGCCTA CGGTCTCAACTGAGAAGCTACATGATAGTCCTGCTACAGACCAGCATGGTGCATTAGAAGACTTCATTAAGGAGAACCTCACCAAAGAAGAGGAGACATCTCGGTCAAATGCAGTGAATCAAATGGAATCTGAATCAACAAAAG ATCTCGGTGATCCATCTACAGTACCAGTTCAGGAGAACATCACTACAGTAACTCTGAGTGCAGTCAGTGCTGATGAGCCTCAGGTGGCTTCAGAATGTAGTAGCAGCAGATGTGATGTTGACAT GATACCACCTTGTACTTCATTCACTTCACCACAGCCTTCACAGACCGGAGAAGATACAGGCGCAGGGCCGATGATCGTTCTTTCTGAG GATGCCTGTGCCCCTGCAGAAATTGTCCACTTACGCGAAG ATGGTCACAGTGATGAAGAGCCCACCTTTATCTTGACTTTCTATGAGATTCCCGTCACTCAGGCCTACCTTCCGTCATCCAGTAACGACTCTGCGATGATCTCTGACCTTCCCACCGTTGAAACCCAGGTTTCTCTGGGGTTTTCAGACCAGGCACATCCTTTACCATCTACATCAGAGTCGTCCAG catcACAGCAGTACCTCAAGACCCAGAGGACACTGAGCAGTGTGAGAGGGTTTCTCATATGGTGATGGCTGATGTCTTTGTTCCTGTCTCAGAGGAGATGGGAGACGATTCAAGCCAGGACAGTATGATGGCTGTAGAACTCAAGCTTCACAGCAAGGAAGCCTCAACAGTTAGTCTTCCAGAGAGACGAGATACTCCTTATGAAGAGCTAACACAGGTACTTTTTGTTTTCTGA